CTCGAGTACTCAAGTAAGATTAAGTGTTACTCAACTAAGATCAGAGGTTACTCGAGTGATTTTAGCATTTAGTCGATTAAGTGATTTATTACTTGACTACTAAATATTCTTTCTCAATTAAGATTACTAGACATATATGCCATTACTTGAGTATTCAATTTTGATTACTCAACTAAAAGAaataatactcaattaaaaCATGTCTTAGTCGATTAACTCTTTAACTTTAGGAATGTTACtcgattatatatttatgttattcgATTAAAGAATTTTATCACTAGATTAAAAATCACTTTTAATCGATTAACTTTGTAAATACCTTATTGACCAAGAATTGTTACTCAAGTATAGATTATGTTGCTCGATTAATAAATAACTCTTAGTCGATTAACTTTTTGAATACTTTACTACTTAAGAATATTACTTGATTATTCAAATACATTACttgattagaaaaaaatattacttgattaacaaataactATTAATCGATTAATTTTTGAGTTCCTTACTACTTAAAAATGTTACTCAAGTATTCGAATATGTTACTcgactaaaaaaaatatttctctattAACAAATAACTCTTAGTTGATTAAAGTTTTGACTATAGAGATAGTCAAGAAATAATACTCGACAAACATAAATAATACTTGACTAAAATAAAGTTGTATTTGAGTAAAGATTATGTTAATCAATTAACACTATTAACACTTTGTTTTCAGATTTTATTTCAATCGTTGGtatttttattaactttaagcatatgtttattattttgaagCATATTGATGGAGATGAGATGActttatctttcttttataatttcGCAAGGTGGAAAATAAATCATTTACTAAGtaaaaaacaacattttattatttttatatctatttttgtcttttcataATTATGTTTAAAGTCGAGCCCAATTCAGGTCCTTCATACGTTTAGggttttgatatttaaatgtgTTTTCTAACATTATAATGgtagttgaattttttattaaacttttcaaaaatttctcctTCTCATTAATGCAGTTAGTACTTGTTTAGAATCAATGAATTGTATTTGAGTTATTTCATTCCTCCCATTTGTATCATATATGTCTAGGGATAAGCATCAAAATCTAGAGTTTGACAATAACTTGTTtaattaaaggaaaagaattaTGCTACATGTACaaccattttgtacatcttgagttatacaagggggtattatgactaaaatatcatGCGCGTCACACACTTCTATGCGCCTTATGAGGGACTTTTTTATCATTGGTATACTTTTATGTAatccaaggtgtacacaaaggtgtaccaataacatttttcaaagaaaaataggtTAAGGGATTCACAAGAGTGATTAAGGGGGGAAAATTTAGCAAGAAAAGttgaattaattataattatttcttttaagaaaaaattatccCAGTTTTCTATTTAGTAACGCGCCGAGAGCAAGGTGTTGCAACTTGCAGCTGCAAAGTGTTGGAATTGTGATTACGCCCTTTGGGAGGGGTTAGAAATGGGGATGTGGCCTTCATTGTTGTTGCTCTAAGGGATTCATAATTGTGTCTGCGTTGCAAGCTGGTGGGTTTCACCCCTTTTTCTGCACACAAGCTAGCATACACACAAAAAGTTTGGGACTTCCCATAGATTGACACCAATTAATTTAATGCGTGTAGAAATTTTACCAGATAAAATTTAAACACCTTTATGTGGAGATTCAATCCACCATGGTGTTTAATTGGATTTCTTTGATCAGGATGATGCTTCCCTCTTGCAAAACAGTTGTTTGGattgcgcccccccccccccccttgcaAAACAGTTGTTAGGATTGCGccctcccccccctccccccccccaaaaaaaaaaaaaaaaattcctttgatgcttaagtaaaaaaaatatcgCAAATAGTGAAAAAAGATAGCTGATAGTGTTTAGTAATAGAtgttaattaagtttttttttttaatccataattggagatatttttataatagtgTTATTGAGATACGAAataatacatatctatataGATGTCTTATTCTGCGTTAACTTTTTTAGAGGGATAAAGATTCATTGACCGCTAAAATTGCTATGATAGATATATGaatcttttttaaaaagattGCACCAATTGTGATTGTTTAGGATGATCATTATCAGAAGTTTTTGTTGCTTGTTTGAATTATATCCCAAGATTGATGCTCCTTATGATTAGAGATGAGTTATAATGTGATTCCTTTATTATCTTGAGTAGATTGCTGCTGGCTGATTAGATTAGGTCAAATCCCATTTTACCTCATGTGAGCCCATCGTTAAAGAAGTTACTGTGAGCAGGGGGGAAATTGGTAAATCCCCTTGGTAGTGTCAAGATGTAGATGCTGATGTGAGGCAAGGAATGACGGTCAGGGCACTCGATTAGTCCTACAGTTAGTTTTTTGGCCGACTTGTACTTTCAGAGAATGAATGGGCCTGATTCAATCATGGGGTTTCCTTTGTTGTGGGTGATGTGTAATATGAGCCGACATCTTTGAGACTAGATAAAATTCGTCGAGTCAGCAGAGCCAATGCGAAGCTGAACTTTTAAGCATAGGTCTAGCTTAATGGGAGACAACAGAAGAATATTAACACAAAAGTAGGTTACCTGGAGGGACGTAATCTTTGAtttttgctttgttttcttttattaggaGAAGTGAGAGCGTAATTGGAGAAGTAATAAGCCCAAAACTCTTAGCAACATAGATTCAAGCCTATAAATGTTTAAAGGTCTGCTCTATGACTCTAATTCTAATTttcccatcatcatcatcatcatcatcatcatcctcttcttcttcttcttcttcttcaacctctcaCTCTACACAGTTTTCTTTACTCCTTCTTCCATGCCTTCCCTTTTGCCCCCTACCAAGTACTCTACACAATTTGAACTCTAGCTAGTAATGCAATTTTTGTTATCACTGTCataattccaaataaaaaagaaacttttGATCATCAAAGTTTGGGGATAAAGGAGAGAAGGTAGCACAGTGATTGAAACAAGGAAAAAGAAGCTGCGAAGTCATTTTCTTGGGTGACGCGTAGGGGGTGAAGGTGGCGTCTTTTCAGCTGAGGTGGTGTGGGGGGTTAGGCAGGCATGAAATTTTCTAGAAGTTGCAATTAATGATCTTAATTGCTGTCGTGTCTAGAGGGCCATGACCACCCTCCCACCCAAGGTCTCACTGCTCAGCGTAGGATGCGCGTCAGCGGTTGGTACCAAGAAAATGCCCTCATTTGTGAGAGAAAAAAGGCCAATCTTTTCCTTAGCCATGTCCATGTCCATGTCCACGTCCACGTCCACATCCATTGTCCAACCACTAAAGTTTGGTTTACAGGATAAACTCAACAAATCTTTCTCGTAACACTTCTccttaaataaattgttaattctttttatgtcaattaattataaaaaaaaaaacattttaatagTGTGAATTTTTGATTTCTTTAACACTTCTAtcatacatttatttaatttcaattattgtctctCCCAACTCACCCACCCCTTAATTATAGAGTTgctattttctcttctcttttgtctttttctctaattatagagaaaataaaaaataaaagcacaacACTATGATGATGGGATACTATTAGTTCGAATCCTTTGACATTTATTTCACAagtagattttatttttagttttgtatttaatttgttttattttgtatttcttctttcaaaattgaaaattaatttcacgtgtttgtaatattttttatttattttaaggatAGCGTGGATAAGGgaaaataaaaagtgaaaaagaaagaaagaaagattctAAACGACCAATGTATGTTTGCATGTGATCGTGATCCCATCAGGCACCTTAATAACTACTTTGATTGGGAGGAAATCCACACCATCGATCACACCTCTCGCTACTCTGTCCCCCCTTCTCTGTCGCTCAAAGTCACAGTCACAGGGGATAATATCTCCAGATTTTATTACGAAATAAGAAGACAAATCCCCGGCATTTACACAGCAGCTTCGCAGCAGTAGCAATAGATTTTTGCGAATTAAGCTTCTGATTCATCTGGAGATCGAGACacgcacagagagagagagagagagagagagagatttgcgAAATGGGGGGTTCGTGGAGGAGGAAGCGAGTAGTAGTTGTAATTAGAGGATTGAAGACTCTGCTCTTCCTAATCACCATGGCCCTGTCTTTCCTGCTCTTCTCTGCGCCAGTGCTCCTCGCACTCGCCGACGCCCTTCTGCCTTCCGCTCTACTACTGTCGCTCTCCCCACAAGCCCTTTCCCTAATTTCTCCTCACCTCACCAACTACGATTTCCGGATCTCACTCTTCGACAttcctctcctctccctccTTCGATCAACCGTCATCCTATGTACGTAAGTCCTAATTCAAAgaaataaaccaaaaataaaaataaaaattatgcattCTCCATCTAATTTCAATTGAACTTTATATCGTTGCAGGCGTCTACGGTGTTTGCGACGGGCCGAGGTTGTCGGGGGGACTGTACTTGGGAATAGCGACGGCCTGTTCGGCGTCGTCGTTGGCGTTTGTGTCGCTGAAGGCTGCTTCGTTTGTGTTCAGTAGCGGCGGCTGCCGATCATTTCCAATTCCAGCCATCGAGGCGGCTTTGTTCGCGTGCTCGCTGGCGCTGGGCGTCGGCCACGTGGTTGTGGCCTACAGAACTAGTTGCAGAGAAAGGAGGAAGCTTCTGGTTTACAAGATTGACATTGAAGCTGTAAGTAGAAAGAGTAGACTACTTTCTCTTTCCatcctctctctcgctcgctcgctcgctctATATTATGTGCAtgttatatataagaaaattcaCCATCTACATTGTCAATCCAgctataaagaaaaaaaaaaactttgcaAGTTATACCGCTGGGGAGTTTTGGGGGTGGGGAGGGAATTAGAGGTTTTATcccttttttttaaaagatttttatgGCAACTGTGACAATTGAGTATTAAGTGGTTGGCAAAGAAGAAGCTGAGGAGGATGAAATCCGCACTTTGAGTTTGAGGGAAGCTGTGCCCATTGATTCATCCCACTCCCCACCCTTCAAAACAAAACTAGAGATCGATTTCCCATGCATATATTTTGTggtgaataataataatactaatattatataattaattaattaatgggtaTTCACTTAGCAAGCAATCTGGCCTGACGATGGattgtttgttttgtttgtgcCATGTGAATTATGGGAGCAGGTGTCTATGTACCACAAATTCTTACAAGAAGGAAGACCAAGGCTCGAGCAACATAACCAAAGCTGATCCGTAGATACATCCATTCCATCTGCATCCATCCCTAGTTTCAGGTAACTTCATCTCTCTGTTTGGCTTGGCTGGCCTGGCCGCCCATGTTTCTTGAACCTAACTACAAAACACACTGGCTTTTACAACGAATGGGTCTGTTTTTCTACAGGTTTTTGTCCAAAaggatatacatacatacatatatgtttatCAACATACAGAGAGAGATCAGATCGTCTGCAGATATCATACATACATCATAGATTGTACAGTTCAAAGTTTTTGTATCACCGTGGAGAAGAGATTATGAAGAGACCATACCACTTGCAGCATCTATACCCCAACCAACATGTACAGCTACAGCCAAAGTTCTCCTCCATTACAAAGAAAACTTTGGGTACCGTCAGGTCCATATCATATAACGCAAATAACCGACTACTTCCTAATCAGGAATTTCAGTTCAAGTTCATAATTTCTTCACTGCAAACATTAAAAACGTCTCATCCAATCCGTTATGTTCCGAAGGCACGACAAGATTTACCCGATCCATTCCATTATGAATGAGAGTGCCTATTATCAGGCAGTTCGAGTGAAGGATACACCATTAACATACACCAAGCATGGCTCGGTACACTGCAGCATGTACACTGTAAGGTCCGCATCCAAGGTTAAGCGGCTTAAACGCTAAAGCATTTAAAAGATGATTTCATAAAACATTTAAAAGGGTCCATGTCTATGTTAATTCAAGTATACAAAGTCTGACAATTCAATCAGATTTGATCCCGCCCATGAATGTCCTTGGATCAGGGCAGTTTCCTGCAAATTGCGCCTGTGAGAAGTCAAATCCTGGGTTCTGCAATAGCAAGAGAAATATATCATTTCTTTAATGACAACATCGTATGTAATGTTGTTTCATCCAGCAAGATAAACAAATTTTAGACCATAACTAAATCTAACATGCACATCTTTGAAAAGAAACTCGCATTCTGCAACCAAAACAAGACGTTGAGAAAATAACTAGGTTTAATTTTACAGACAAAGAACAATAAGCTGTCCCATGAGGCTTCTCAACTACATAGACGGGTATTCAACTCAAATCAGCCTTCTTCAAACTGGGTCCAAGACTGTATGGATCATTTTTATCCATTCCACCCCTAGGAAGCACATAATTAATTCTCCTtttgttatcaaaatatttaattttgctattactgttttatattttttctgtaACTTGTAAGTCGCAGGTAGTTCTGTAAATTAAGTCCCTGGCTGTAAAAAGGGGTCACCAGCTGGGGGACTGGTTCATCGGACATTTTATTGTCTAGATCATGCAATATGGGGTTCAAAAGGCCTATATTTTGGACCTTTACTTTAGTCATCATCTATAAATGTGACATACTATATTCTGTCTGGACAAAGGAGGTCAGGGGTGAAGGCAACCTGATGAATGATAATGGTAAACACTGAAATAGTGATAGGAGAAAATCTAAGCAagcgcgcgcgagagagagagagagagagcgcagaAGCATTCTTATAGGATTAGTTGCAGTGGCCTCAGAAGggtgattttatttttgattgttaAATGCTTAGCCACTAAGTCAGGTCAAGTTAAGCTCTCTAAATTGACAAATGGTTTACCCTTTGTGGCCCGACTAAAAGGGAGAGTTGGCATCTTCTCTGAGGTGTTGAGCTGTAAGGGGCCAATGCCTCCAGAGTCATATACCTTTTCTTTACAGTCACAGGTGATAATGGTGGGTTGGACATAGGCCTATAAAAGGACCAGGTCTACCTGGGAACCAATCCAGTTTCGATCCATTTATTTAGGGTctggactatatatatatatatatatatatatatccgatTACTTGGACCtggttttaattttgattacaGATTAACAGTTcagatatgatttttttagttccGATCCAATTAGGATCTGgacccatttaaaattaaatataacacattatatattatgcataaaaaacaaaaataataataataaatatacatacttAAAACAGATTGACTAGACCATCTCAAATACTCATACAGGAAGCTGATTGTCATTGTCTCTCATATAAAACATATCTCATTCAAAAGTTCAAACCCTAATGTAttgttgcctctctctctctctctctctctctctctctctctctctctctctctctctcaatctctctatAATCTACAATTTACAACTTCTCATTCTACAATCTCTCTCACCTCTATTGATCTCTACCCACGATGATGAActtcactctctttctctatatcGGTTATTGCAATGATGAACCTATCAACGGATCCGATCTCAATGAGGGCCAAACTTGATTTTGATCTATTATGGGTCTAGTattacataaatacatatatatattcatttatccAGACTGAGTTTTGGATTcgattacaaatataataaacagTCTGGATTTGAATTTGTTAGTTTCAACCTGACTAGGATCCATTTCAGGCTTGACACTGACTAAGGGCACATCCTTGCAGGGAATAGGTGATGCTCATCCAAGTGAcatgtctttctctctctatccccTTGTCAACCAAGGGTAAGTGCCCCCTATTCAAGGAGGCAAATAACTTGATGAAGCTTTAGGCTGTAGCCTCCAATCCATAATGTCTTTGGAAGCCCCCCAAGGACAGAAACGTAGGCTTTGTCATAGACTATAGTTAAGAGAGGCACGTGGAATTGTACATGGAGCAACATCAAGCTTGGGTGCGAAACCTCTAATTGAACTAGCGGTACCTCAGCTGCCTACAGGTCTTGAGAGAGATGCATAGAACATCCTGAAACTCAAGATGATAATCCATGGGTCACCTTGACAAGGCTGATGCATGGCTGTCTAAGATAACTGGGCATATATGAAGTTTCCACATGGCAACCATTTGGTCTTTGGATAAATGATCCATCTTCTCTTACGTGTGAACGCCCAAGAATCATGAACTAATGTCATGTACCAGCAATGTAAGGGGGGATACCGTAGTAGAATATACTATAGAGGGAGAGTAGTACAATTAGAAAGTTACTGCAGTGAAGGATTGTACTTAGTTTTAGCTTTAGCAACTTGTGCATTCCAGCAGATGTAAGCAGTTACCCGCACATGGGTGGTTAGAATCAGCTATAAATATGAGCTGATTACACCCTCAAGGGATATatgaaaatctcaaaattctctaaatattctctcccttttctctctttatCCCTCTGTTTACTACTCTTCTACTCCCTCTAAACCTCTCCgatctatctctttctctcaatccTTCTTACTTGATCGGGAAAGAATTAGTCAAATTCTCCGAGAgctaacaatttggtatcagagcaacgcTCTTGGGCAGTGTTCAATTCCTTGAAGTTCATTGCCATAGCCAATGGAATAAGGATAAAACAAATGGAGTCCCAATTGTAGCAAGTCACAACAGTGATGGCAGATATGCAAACACGGATGGGGACTTTGGAATCCTTGGTCGAAACAATGGTGGAGACTAGGATTAATAGAGCAATGGAAAGATGGCGGGAGGAGAATCGGGAACAGAGCAATCTATTACGAGAACATATGCATGATTAGACGGTGGAGCAAATGCATCAATTTATGAGGATGTTCTCCGATCAACAACCGGTAAGACTTTTTGCTGAATTTCCTCCTAGGGAGCGGTCGGAACCAATCCTTCCCGGGGTGGGAATGGGACACCGACCAGTAGGATAATTGGAGTTTGAGATGGAACTGGAGATTATAGGGGAGAATATGTTAAAAAGGAGGCCAGGAACTCAAGCTAATCATAATCACCCAAGTTTTCCAGCACCAAAGTTGGAGATACCACTATTTGATGGAGAGAACCCAAGGTGGTGGGTGAGACGTTGTGAGAGGATGTTCGCCCTGTACCATGTGCCTAAACAACAGAAGATTACCTTAGCTTCTGCCTACCTTAATGACATGGGAGATGCCTGGTTCTAAGGATGGATCAAGGTGAAAGAGGGTTGCCCCTGGGGGTGAATTTGCAGATGATTTGTGCGAAAGATTTGGAGATAGGAGTATAATGGATGCAATTgaagagtttaataaactcaaacaagaagGGACAGTGCAGACCTACCAGCTCAAGTTTGAAGAGCTAAGGTCATTGATGATGATTCATAACCCTTACTTAActgaagagtattttgtgtcAAGTTTCATTAGTGGCCTAGGTGAGgccaatggtgaaaatgatgcaATCCCAAACCATCAAACAAGCGGCTGAAAGTGTCCGGTTGCAAGAGCTAATGATAGAGGCCTTGATGAAGAAGTAGAAGGTACAAATGAGAGGAGTAAGCTCTAGTGTTTGACATGTAGGGAACAGAGCAATGGGAAAGGAGACAAGGCAAGGTAACAAGGGGATGTTAGCCTTACCAGCCGCTAATCTTGTTCCCACACAAGGAAGCCAGTAGAATAGAGACGTCAAGCTGGGTTATGCTACCGTTGTGGGCACAAGTTCTTCCTGAGGCATAGGTCAAGAGACAATTGCTCTTGCTGAAAGGAGAAGAGGATGAGGAAGTGGAAGGAGGAGAACCCTTAGAGGCGAGAGGAAAAAGGAGAGATCTCCTTACATGCTCTCAAAGGGTTAGCCAACAGCAAGATCATCAAGGTAGAAGGAAGATACACAATTGTCAACTAATGGTACTCATTGACAATGGGAGTACCCATAGCTTTTTCGATGAGGCCATGGCAAGGAAGCTAAATTGTGAGCTCACTAACACTCATCCCCTCTCAGTAATTGTGGCAAATGGTAGGAAGGTCCTTAGTCAATCAACTTGCATGGGATTTTGCTAGGAGATGAATGGGGAAGAATTTGTGGCTGATTTGAGACtattgaagttttttttttttttttttttttttggggggggggggggggggggggaatattATACTTGGGGTGAACTGGATGAAAGAGGTGAATCCCATTAGTTTCGATTTCAATAAGATGGAGGTGACTTTTGAGAAAGATGGATGGAAAAAACCCTAGCGGGTAGCCATGAGTCAAGGGTTTGCAAGATGATTTCGGGAAAAATGTTACAAGGGATGTTCGAAAACAAATTCTCCCTCTAGTGGCACAACTGTTTTCCATTCATGCCATGGAGTCGACAAGGGAAAACTAGGAGCAAGAAGGGAAACTAGCAATGACTGAGCAATCACTCACAAGACTAATGGAAGGTACACAAAACTGACTTAACATgctttatttgaatttagagaCTTCTTTGTTGAACCAAATTCCTTACCACCTGAAAGGCCCTATGATCACACCATCAACCTTAAGCCCAATGTAGAAACGGTCAATGTGAGATCCTACCGTTACCCACCTAGACAGAAAacagagattgaaaaactaatcAAAGACATGTTGCAAAGATCTATCATCCAACCAAGCCATAGCCCTTTTGCATGCCATGTGCTACTTTTCAAAAAGAAAGACAACTCATGGcgattttgtgttgactatcgtcaactaaatgccataaccatcaaaaacaagttcCCCATATCTATTATGGAAGATTTACTTGATGAACTTAAGCATGCTTCTGTTTTTACCAAATTGGAGCTTAGATCAAGCTATCATCAAATACAAATGAGGTTTGAAGACATCCCTAAAACAGCCTTCAAAACTCACTAAGGGCACTATGAATTCACTGTGATACCATTTGGTCTCACCAACGCCCCAACTAGCTTTCAAGCATCGGTGAACCAAATTTTTTAACCCTATTTATGAAAATTCATCCTAGTATTTTTGATGATATCTTAGTCTACAATCTCTCTTCTGCCAAGCACCTAGACCATCTGGAAACCacctttgaggtccttagattcAACAAATTGTACACTAAGGAGTCAAAGTGTGCCTTTGTATAGAGGCATGTGGAGTATTTAGGTCACATCATATCAGATGTAGGGGTAAGCATTGATCCCAACAAGATGGCAGCTATGGTTGCTTGTCCTAGGCCTACCAATGTTAAGGGCCTTAGGGGTTTCTTGGGGTTAACGAACTACTATCTCAGATTTGTTAAAGACTATGGGATAATTAGTCGACCCCTTACTGAATTGTTAAAGGAAGGATTCAAATGGAACTCTAAGGTAGAGGAAGCATTTGATAAGCTTAAGAAGGCCATGAGTGAAGTGCCAATCTTGGGGTTACCAGATTTCAATAAACCCTTCATCCTAGAAACGGATACTAGTGCTAATGGGATTGGAGTTGTACTAGTACAGGAGGGCAAACCCTTGGCAATTCTTAGCCAGGCTCTAGCCCCTTGACATCTTGGTTTAAGTATTTATGAGATGGAACTTTTGGCAGTGTTGGTGGCGGTAGACAAATGGACACATTATTTAGAGAGGGGCAAGTTTGTGATTAAAACAGACCATGAGtctaaaatttttgttacaacAAAAGTTACATACACAGCTGCAAAGGGAATGACAAAGCTAATGGGCTTGGATTATGTCATCCAATAtagaaaaagaagggagaat
The sequence above is a segment of the Diospyros lotus cultivar Yz01 chromosome 7, ASM1463336v1, whole genome shotgun sequence genome. Coding sequences within it:
- the LOC127806602 gene encoding uncharacterized protein LOC127806602 produces the protein MGGSWRRKRVVVVIRGLKTLLFLITMALSFLLFSAPVLLALADALLPSALLLSLSPQALSLISPHLTNYDFRISLFDIPLLSLLRSTVILCVYGVCDGPRLSGGLYLGIATACSASSLAFVSLKAASFVFSSGGCRSFPIPAIEAALFACSLALGVGHVVVAYRTSCRERRKLLVYKIDIEAVSMYHKFLQEGRPRLEQHNQS